One Ranitomeya variabilis isolate aRanVar5 chromosome 4, aRanVar5.hap1, whole genome shotgun sequence genomic window, gcgaggtctttctttctctttaggggtagctagttcctcaggctggctcgagacgtctaggaattatttaggcacattcaccggctacctctagttgtgttggataggttcggatttgtgatcagtccagttaccatctccctagagcttgtccttagtttattcacttgctggtctattcgtgatcctcagccactaaggatcataacaacagcccccatagaatgtaatgcagcacagcccctatagaatgtaatgcagcacagcccccatagaatgtaatgcagcacagcccccatagaatgtaatgcagcacagcccccatagaatgtaatgcagcacagcccccatagaatgtaatgcagccagcccccatagaatgtaatacagccagctcccatagactataatacagcacagccccatagaatgtaatgcagcacagcccccatacaatataatgcagcacaggcccatagaatggaatgcagcacagccccatagaatataatgcagcacaggcccatagaatataatgcagcacaggcccatagaatataatgcagcacaggcccatagaatggaatgcagcacaggccccatagaatgtaatgcagcacagcccccatagaatgtaatgcagcacagcccccatagaatgtaatgcagcacagcccccatagaatgtaatgcagccagcccccatagaatggaatgcagcacagccccatagaatataatgcagcacaggcccatagaatataatgcagcacaggcccatagaatgtaatgcagcacagcccctatagaatgtaatgcagcacagcccccatagaatgtaatgcagcacagcccccatagaatgtaatgcagcacagcccccatagaatgtaatgcagcacagcccccatagaatgtaatgcagccagcccccatagaatgtaatacagccagctcccatagactataatacagcacagccccatagaatgtaatgcagcacagcccccatacaatataatgcagcacaggcccatagaatggaatgcagcacagccccatagaatataatgcagcacaggcccatagaatataatgcagcacaggcccatagaatataatgcagcacaggcccatagaatggaatgcagcacaggcccatagaatggaatgcagcacagccccatagaatataatgcagcacaggcccatagaatataatgcagcacaggcccatagaatataatgcagcacaggcccatagaatggaatgcagcacaggcccatagaatggaatgcagcacaggcccatagaatacaatgcagcacaggcccatagaatataatgcagcacaggcccatagaatggaatgcagccagccccatagaatataatgcagcagaggcccatagaatgaaatgcagccagccccatagaatataatgcagcagaggcccatagaatggaatgcagccagccccatagaatataatgcagcagaggcccatagaatggaatgcagccagccccatagaatataatgcagcagaggcccatagaatggaatgcagccagccccatagaatataatgcagcagaggcccatagaatggaatgcagccagccccatagaatataatgcagcagaggcccatagaatggaatgcagccagccccatagaatataatgcagcagaggcccatagaatggaatgcagccagccccatagaatataatgcagcagaggcccatagaatggaatgcagccagccccatagaatataatgcagcagaggcccatagaatggaatgcagccagccccatagaatataatgcagcagaggcccatagaatggaatgcagccagccccatagaatataatgcagcagaggcccatagaatggaatgcagccagccccatagaatataatgcagcagaggcccatagaatggaatgcagcacaggcccatagaaaacaatgcagcacaggcccatagaatataatgcagcacaggcccatagaatggaatgcagcacagccccatagaatataatgcagcacagccccatagaatataacgcagcagaggcccatagaatataatgcagcacaggcccatagaatataatgcagcacaggcccatagaatggaatgcagcacagcccccccccaatagctccacaatccagtcatcactcattgataaaaaaaacaaaacactctactcacctttcctcctgccccgcgctgctctggtctcactctcagcagtcgcagtctgcccgcccggtcacacagcaggtgcgcgatgatatgacgtcatcgcgcacccgcagtgtcagcggcaggcagagcggggaatgatgggagagggggcgtcagcagacactctctcctccatcattgcattcaactgtaccggcatctatgacgccggtatagttgaatgcggggccgggagtgcgccaacagcggggagagtgtgccgacagtggcacactcgagcggcccactactgtcaccggcccttctggcatttgccagaactgcccgatggccagtccggccctgcctggggagacacttcacctgtgggaagccataccatccctgcagccataacatcaccccagcgaaccccttTAAGAAACGTTGGTcgtcactgactgaataccacaagtGGTATCACAAACTTGTATTATTTACcagacccctttaaagacttttcctttaacatgggcacccagggccatggaccgggtcgccaccgccgTGAAACATCTCTTTaactaccgagtaccccacggccctggcgggaacTCTACTCATGTCGAGCAGGATCCCCTCATAGACGCCTAATGTACAGCAGGAAACCCCCATAACTTCCCTATGTCCAGCAGGAGCCTCCCGTAGCCTCCCCATGTTGAGCAGGATCCCCTCATAGACCCCTAATGTACAGCAGGAAACCCCCATAGCTTCCCTATGTTCAGCAGGAGCCTCCTGTAGCCTCCCCATGTCGAGCAGGATCCCCACATAGACGCCCATTGTACAGCAGGAAACCCCCTTTTTGTCACTCCGTAAGGTGTTGTGTGTACATTTGGTTTGGCCTCttgttgaatttaatggggttcgggtacattAGTCAAACCGTTTGGTGAACATGTTCAGTGAATGTCTAAACATTTGGAGAATGTTACCGAACCGAAACTTGAAAGGTTCGCTTATCTCTAATTGTAGCTAGCCAATAATAGGGGAGATGTGACCAATCCGGCGAGTGGAGACCAGGAAAGTTCGTTGTAACTTTTCCCCATACATGGCCACATTATGGGTTGGAAACCAAGTCTGGAGTGGATCAGGTGCCACCATCAACTTTAAAGGGCTATTATTACCTTCTTCAAAAATGTGTCTAATTGAATAATtaggataatttttatgttttttgctcATTGCTGAGGATACCGGCCATTACTGGCAGTACCTGCAAACTCTCCTTTACTGAGCTGGTAAGCAGGAATCCCTGCATCGCTCTGCAGAGGTGAAGCATCGGGAGCGCACAGCTTGGTGGTGCAATGATGATGTTTGTGTGAACTGTCAATCAAGAAGGAGCGCACTGCAACTCAGCAAAGAAGAAGCATGGAGGTGGACTCCTGAAGTGCAACCAAGGGACAAACCCTGATGTGATGCAGGTTCATCTATGAAACTATCCATCTATTTGGCTTTTCTATGGACCACCAGGACTAATGAGATTACTTTCTATGGAAAACACTATTGCTGGGTTGTAATGAGGAGCGGTGACTCCTTCCTGTTGGGAGAACCATATCGGACTTTTCTGGTGGGGTATAATGACTGTCTCTTGAGGTGGAGACTGTGGCTGATTCTTCAGAGGGGCACTGGGGCTGACTTTTGGAGGGTGTTGTACCTGGGATTCCTTATTGATTAATTGGCTTTCTCTTGGAGGACATTGTCGGGGTCTGTGTGATTGACTTTTAATAGGGTACAACCACGATCACTCTTCTGTTACATCAAGGAAAGATAAAAGTAGTGAGCCGAAATCCCCAAATCTGCTCTGGAGCCCACCGGATTACAGCTGCTCGTGTTGTGGGCAATGACTACTGAACCTTACACAGTGATCTCAAAGTGTCAGAAAATACAAGATAAAATATAACCAGATCAATAGATAATTTAAACACCAATATAGATTGTCGGTGATCTGATTGGTCAGAGATTGGTCAGAGATCTGTGAATGTAGAAGTCCTGATACAGAAAAAAACAACGAGGTTAGCCAATCCCTTTatttatacagggtggagcgcggtaatttgcttttttgcactgcatgctgtggcggcactgtcagtcgaagagaggggagagtgggtgtggcttacagtggctgatgggagatttgtattcctccgcctttcagttgccatcatgcagtggacacgtgaggagaggtcattttgtgttgaagcgtatttttcaaatgcccactcgatcattgcagtgcagcgtgcttttcgtttacaatttgctgttcctccacgcggacgtgttcctggacggcaatcaattgtaaattgggtgaatgcattcagaacagcagggaatgtgtcatgtgtacgaaggggacctgagagaaggattacaacaccacaaaacatcgagagagttagagcagcagtactgcaatctccgaaacgctctgctcggaagcaatcatttgctcttggcatttcaagacgttttctccaccggattcttcatgatgaactgaattttcacccgtataaaatgtgcgtggtccaacaattgtcagcacgggactatttgacacggcggacctcttgtgaagacatgttagcaacgataccccgtgacgcaattgtgtttttttctgatgaggcacattttcacctcagtgggtgtgtaaacaaacaaaatatgcgttactggagtgaaacaaaccccagagaagttcacgagagacctctgcattcggaccgcgtcactgtgtggtgcgccatatcacgagtaggcatcattggtctttacttttttcaggataacggtcgtgccataactgtgaactccgaacggtacttgtctatgatacaggattattttcagccggctcttgaggcaatggaactagaggatacatggttccaacaggatggtgccactgcacacacagcgagggttaccatgaatggtttgaggcaaatgtttcctggacggcttatctctttgaggggagatgtgaactggccagcacgctcaccagatatagccccatgcgattttttcctttggggttacctgaagtctaaggtgtatatcaaccgtcccaacaccttggaagacctaaggaacaatattgaagctgaaattggcagaataccagtggacatgcttgttagagttcatgaaaacttcagaaaacgtatgcagcagtgtgtggatagcgaaggtcgacatttgccagatacactatttaaaaccatgtaatttaaaaattccattactgttcagtataattaaaatataaaataaatttttctaatgatcataatttttttatttcattcccaaatcagcaaattaccgcgctccaccctgtataagACGCCTCCTTAAAAATCagacaaagtcactttaaatgtatcAGTTGTTACAAAGACATAAAGTGGCAGATTTCATAGGTGTAACTACTTTAGGGGCAGTTCCCACTTCAGCAGTTTTCCTTAGTCACACATTCACCCTTGTTGTTTCTTAGGGTGCCTGCCTTGCAGAAACATCCGGATTTGCACACAGCAGCACAAGCATCTACACGACCCAGGTTATCGCAGGTTGGCGGACAGCCGCTCCCACATTCATTATACTCCTCGCCTGCTTTACATCCGGCTGCAAAAATATGAGAGGAGAACAATAAGGAGCATATTAGTGTTTGTCCGGTGCTTCCGctcatagataataataataagtcCTAAACCAAAAGCTGTAGCAGCCTAATATGTGTGAGGTGCAGCCTCCATCTCTGTTTTGCCTTTTCTTTGTCAATAATAAACATTGTTACATAAATATTTGAGAGTCTGTGAATAAAGAAGATGTGCTATTGATCAGCTCTGCAGGATAAGAGGGTGAACTGCACTCACTATGACTCACTATGACGTCATTAAGGGGTCCTGCAACTTTTGGAACTTTTTATTTACTTACAGAAACCCTCCTGTTCCTATGGTTATGGGTTATACCTGTGTGAATGTAATATGTAGTGTAGGTGTATTGTATACTCACCGATCGCTGTCTTCAGTGGTGTCCAGTGCTGCTCTGTCCTATTCTGGGTCACTTTTCTATCTAGCCGGATCATACAGGGCTCCATGTGTCACTGTTACAATGTAAATCTACGGAGCCTCGTTCACGGCGTCAGCTCATACAAGATCCGGAGAACTAGAACTTTATTTATAGGACTGAGAAGATGACCAGAGCGGCACTGGACACCGGAGAAGACGGCAATCGGTGAGAATATTAACACACCTACTCTACACTATATGTACATTCACACAGATTTCATCCATAAAAATGTAAATGGAAGAACCTGTGAAAGCAAAATGGTGCAAAAGGTTTAATAATACCAAATTGGGACAATTATTTTTAAGTAAAAAATATAGTGTATAATGTCTCTAaatgtggacaacccctataaCAATAAAATATCTGTTTAggaatcatgattttttatttaaaataaggctTCGAGTAAAACTGATACAATGTGTTATGCCACCTAATGGTCTGAAGGGTGGAGCCTGGCACAGGGCATAAAGAAGGAAGCCTGTATAATGGATATGACACAATGTATCAGTTTTCTCTTCAGTGTTCCATTTCCAGATTCCACTTTTAGATAAGAGATTTATGTAAATCCTTCCTGCAAAAGAAGAGTACAAGTGGGGGAAGGGATGTGACAACACCTCTAAGCACGAGTTGTCACTGTGGCCCACGGGAAGATCCTGGGAAGATTACACAAAATCAAATCCTTATATTATAatcgtcatgaaacaatgtaggtcATCATGTATATCATAGAGAATATCAAATACTTACTGTCTGCTGATTGTGCAGCGATCACCATGACGAGCAGAGCTGCAAattattaataaaataaataataatgataatacgaagataaaaattaataataatatttctACTGCAAAATATACATTAAAAAAGCCAAGGAAAATTGGATTCTTCCTTGTTATATTATTAGTATATATCTATAGTATAATACAATGTACAGTATATAACGCATGTAACTCACTCAGGGATGCCAGCAGCACTGCAGATGTTCGCCCCATGTTTAGCAATGATGTTCCACTGTTTTTCTGTAAATTATCAATTGCATCAgatatttagttttttttctctTGCTATATTGCAAAAATCATTTAATGCTTAACATAACACTTAAAAGATTAGTCTAATTTCGAAGCTGTCCCTATAATCAACTGATTGATGGAGGTGCAGCTTCTCAATTCCCTACAGCGGCCACTGGAGGAGAAATGTGGTATTGCATGCCAGCTGTTTAAATAAATAGGGAGCACCAAGGAAGAGTTCCTCTTTATAAAGGTCTCCGGCTTCTGACGCTTTCTCCCTGACATCCATACATTTTATGGGAGGGGATAAACCCTTTAATACAGTAATGAAACAAGTGACAGATCCATTATAAGGGGAGCTCCAGCCCCGGTATCCTCAGTGTGGTTCCCACTGGATGCTCTGAATATAAGTAAATCTCCATCTCCTGACGGGTGTTCTATAGATGTAGAACTTGTCCCTGGTATTGGGATAATATGATTCTATCTTTCCTCTGGATAAGAGCAGACATTTCGGTACCTACCTGGAGGATGCACGGCACACGGCTCCTGGTGATGCCGGATCCTACAAGTGCAGCATCTTATATACAGTAAGGTTAGGAGCGGCCAGGGTGTGATCTGTGACCTATGTACAATGTCATCATCGCCTAACACGATACAACTGGTGACTGTGCCAACAGCAAACTGGAAAAGCAACATCAagaatgtttgacaataaatggcttcaccaaccactaaccatgagtggagaaaaagttttggtgttatcattcatattctccgaaaaaaggccaagaaagcaaaaattctgccgaggtatgcaaacttttgagcacaactgtaactcaggatcagtacaggatatccTATGGTTATGTTTCCTAATATCTTAAAATAGAAACAATTAAAATATTCCCAATGTTATAATTTGGCTGCAGTTTTGATCGTCTTATATAAGATTATTCCTATTTAGGTGCGGTCATAGATACCTACATAAGATACTTCTTGCAACACAACAAGCTATATATAATTCAATCCTAACACTTCTTATTTGCTCTGTGCAGATTTATTAATGCCGCAGGCAGGATGATATTATCTGTAAGTGAAGACATGTTGCTCCTGTGTGCTCAGCTGCTCCTGATCCAGATTTCCTGGTGCTGAATATTTGCTCATTATCTCCTGAGTTCTTCTTGTTCCTGTCCCCAGATCCGGCCGTGTGTACTTGTGTATCAGATTATCTGACCATATGTCTACATAGGAATTGGTGGCTGATAGCTCCGGAACATTCCCAGTCTGACCATCATGATcatcatgctacctggctactaccttacagtcagggccggcgtcagcacaaggcgtacccgggcaagtgcaggggccctggcgagacaggggggcccattcagggctgacgttaggggcaggcagctgccagtgcctagggcccccactccccccggggccctcagctagcggcacatcatgcagctgctatggggcccctgtgaggaagGGGGGCTTGCCTGTCACAAGCGCAAACTCCCCCGCTGCCGCTTTGAACTTCACCGGCATCTGCCGGtagagttcaaagcaaatgatggaggagagagcgtcaactgtcctgatgctccctctcccatcattccccactctgcctctgacactgccgctgtgggtgcgcgatgacgttatcgcgcactcgctgtgtgtcaggcagtgcagcggcagccgccgagaccagagcagggagggagcagcgtggcgctggaacgttgagaggtgaggagtgtttttttgtaactataacagtgacagtgagtactggactatggggccattcttgggggaggggggctgtgctgtctacatgtctgtgctatatactacatggctgttctatatacgacatggctgttctatatacttcatggctgtgctatatactacatgggccgtgttatatactacgtgggctgttatatgctacatgggctgtgctacatggctgttctatatgttctatatactacatgggctgtgttatataatatgtggctgtgctatttactatatgggctgttatatgctacgtgggctgtgctatatactacgtggctgtgttatatgctatgtggctgtgctatatactacgtggctgtgttttatgctatgtggctgtgctatatactatgtggctgtgttatatgctacgtggctgtgctatatactacatggctgtgttatatgctacgtggctgtgctatatactacgtggctgtgttatatgctacgtggctgtgctatatactacatggctgtgttatatgctacgtggttgtgctatatactacgtggctgtgttatatgctacgtggctgtgctatatactatgtggctgtgttatatactacgtggctgtgctatatactgcatggctgtgtgatatgctacgtggctgtgctatatactacgtggctgtgttatataatatgtggctgcgctatatactatatgggctgttatatgctacatgggctgtgctatatactacgtggctgtgttatatgctatgtggctgtgctatatactacgtggctgtgttatatgctacgtggctgtgctatatactacgtggctgtgttatatgctacgtggctgtgctatatactgttatgaccccaatggcagagggtctcagaaatttatactaagtctgcaaacacaaacaaccagctcatagggcagtggtaactgggctgaccatatatctaatcctagcaccacaaatagcagcagccggggaacgtgcctacgttggttctagacgtctcgcgccagccggagaactaactaaccctagaagggaaaagatagacctttcttgcctccagagaaaagaccccaaaagttggatacaagcccccaacaaataataacggtgaggtaagaagaaaagacaaacgtaagaatgagctaggtatttagcaaagagaggcccactgactaatagcagaaaatagtaagatgacttatacggtcagcaaaaaccctatcaaaatttccacgctggatattcaagaacccccgaaccgtctaacggcccggggggagaataccagccccctagagcttcctgctaaatcaggaatcacatttagaacaagctggacagaaaataagagcaatgcaaataaccaaaaaacaaggaagcaggacttagcttaattttgcaagaaccaggaccagcagacaggagcaaacagaaaggattgattacaacaatgccaggcactggactgagaatccaggaagtttatatagcaacactcctggactaacgacccaggtgggtgccaaactgagaaaagacaatcccagagtaatatcactagtgaccacaagagggagccaaaaaagtctaattcacaacagtaccccccctttaaggaggggtcaccgaaccctcaccaagaccaccagggcgatcaggatgagcagcgtgaaaggcacgaactaaatcggccgcatgcacatcagaggcaaccacccaggaattatcctcctgaccatagcccttccacttgaccagatactgaagcctccacctggagagacgagaatccaagatcttctccaccacgtactccaactcgccctcaaccaacaccggagcaggaggctcaacagaaggaaccataggtacaacgtaccgccgtaacaaagacctatggaacacgttgtgaatggcaaacgacaccggaagatccaagcgaaaggacacaggattaaggatttccaatatcttgtaaggaccgatgaagcgaggcttaaatttaggagaggagaccttcataggaacaaatcgagaagacagccataccaaatccccaacacgaagtcggggacccacaccgcggcggcggttggcaaaacgctgagccttctcctgtgacaacgttaagttgtccacaacatgattccagatctgctgcaacctatccaccacggaatccaccccaggacagtcagaagactccacatgtcccgaggaaaaacgaggatggaaaccagagttgcaaaaaaaaggcgaaaccaaggtagcggaactagcccgattattaagggcaaactcagccaacggcaagaaggtcacccaatcatcctgatctgcagaaacaaaacacctcaaataagcctccagagtctgattagttcgctccgtttgtccattagtttgaggatgaaaggcagacgaaaacgacaattcaatgcccatcttagcacaaaaggatcgccagaacctggaaacaaactgggatcctctgtcagacacgatattctcaggaatgccgtgtaaacgaaccacattctgaaagaacaagggaaccagatcggaagaagaaggcagtttaggcaaagataccaaatggaccatcttggaaaagcgatcacataccacccagatgacagacattccttgagacaccggaagatctgaaatgaaatccatggaaatgtgtgtccaaggcctcttcgggacaggcaagggcaagagcaagccgctggcacgagaacagcaaggcttagcccgagcacaagtcccacaggactgcacaaatgaccgcacatcccgtgacaaggaaggccaccaaaaggacctagccaccagatctctggtgccaaaaattcccggatgccctgccaacaccgaggaatgaacctcggaaatgactctgttggtccacttatcaggaacaaacagtctgtcaggtggacaagagtcaggtctaccagcctgaaatctctgcaacacacgtcgcaaatccggagaaatggctgacaagattactccctctttaagaataccaactggttctgcgactcctggagagtcaggcacaaagctccttgaaagagcatcagccttcacattttttgaacctggtaaatacgagaccacaaagtcaaaacgggagaaaaacaatgaccaatgggcctgtctaggattcaggcgtttagcagactcgagatacatcagatttttgtgatcagtcaagaccaccacacgatgcttagcaccctcgagccaatgacgccactcctcaaatgcccacttcatggccagcaactcccgattgccaacatcataattccgctcagcaggcgaaaacttcctagagaagaaagcacatggtctcattacagagcaaccagggcctctctgcgacaaaacggcccctgccccaatctcagaagcatccacttcaacctgaaagggaagtgagacatcaggctggcacaaaacaggcgccgaagtaaaccggcgcttcaactcctggaaagcctccacggccgcaggagcccagttagcaacatcagaacctttcttggtcatatccgtcaaaggtttaacaacgctagaaaaattagcgataaaacgacggtagaagttagcaaaacccaagaacttctgaagactcttaactgacgtgggttgagtccaatcatgaatagctcggaccttgactgggtccatctccactacagaaggggaaaaaataaaacccaaaaagggaaccttctgtactccaaagagacactttgagcccttaacaaacaaagcattctcacgcaaaacctgaaacaccatcctgacctgctctacatgcgagtcccaatcatcagagaaaaccagaatatcatccagataaacaatcataaatttatccagatacttccgaaaaatatcatgcataaaggactgaaacactgagggagcatgagggagcattagagagcccaaaaggcatcaccaagtactcaaaatgaccttcgggcgtattaaatgcagtc contains:
- the LOC143770499 gene encoding chymotrypsin inhibitor-like yields the protein MGRTSAVLLASLTLLVMVIAAQSADTGCKAGEEYNECGSGCPPTCDNLGRVDACAAVCKSGCFCKAGTLRNNKGECVTKENC